The Glycine max cultivar Williams 82 chromosome 17, Glycine_max_v4.0, whole genome shotgun sequence genome contains the following window.
caaatttaatgattaatttgttacattttttatatatttaaaaactaaatttatatttttgatattttaaaaattaatttattaccgTGTCATAATTTCAAAGAAGAACTTAACtatttaaccaataataaatTAGGTAGGgtctataattgataaaagaCAACTCCTATAGAATTTAGGTAGGGtctataatatcatttttatatccACATTTAAAAAGAATACTTTATATCGGTTCGTGTAATAACTTTAATCTTTATTATGATACATTTGAGATATTTATAAACTCTCATACTCATGATTCatgattcatatttttatttatgtataaagttaataaataaaaaaattagtcgtACTCATAACTCCCTtctcacttatatatatatatatatatctttgagGATGGCTTGAGATCCATTTTGTGACCCCACTCTAGCGGCTGTCCCTACAAGAAATCAGCACAATAGGTCCCTCCTTCTCTTCCACGTGGCAGTGTCCCTTCCCCTCCTTCTCCAACTCCGctctctttatttcattttcccaACATTCTGAGCAATCCATTTCCAATTAAACCcggcttttaatattttttatattagttactTATCAATTTAGCTAGCAAGCACAATTTCAAAGGACATTATTGCCTTTCCTTCTCTACCCCACGCTACCCAAGGTTGCATTGCCATTCTGAACCTGCATTGCCAACTTGCCACCAATTCCGTTGCGTATATAAAGCAGTAGCGCGATGCAAAATCTTAACCGTTTCGTCTCGTTTTCTCTCCCCAACACTCGAATCTTCTCCTTCCCCGCACGGTTACACTCCGCGTCCGCAGGTTCGTCTTCTCCAAGGCTTGATTTCAGATTCTCTTGTTGATTAATTAATCCTAGTTCGTTCATCGCTTGATTCGTTGGACAATTGTGCATGGCGAGATATGGCGGGAGTGCTTGTTAGATAGTAGGAACTTGAAAGTTTAGTTCAATTGAGAGGTTGAGGTTTCTTGATTTATGGTGTTTGACTGTTTGTTTCCTAATCGATGGCTATTTCTGAGTGTGATTCCGAGATTTAAGGTGATTTTGTTCGAGAAAAAGGATTATCGTTACTACTCTATTTTTTCCCTGTTTTAGCTTATCGTCCGAGAATGTGTGTttatatgttataatttttcttattgctttattttttttcgctGTATTTTTCTGCTGTTAGCTTGCCTTATCGTGAGAgtgcacacacacaaaaaatagtGTAAACTCTTCAGAATGTGCGTttatatgttataattttttattgctttatttttttcttaattttttttcgcttcatttctTCGGTTAGATCACATATATCTTACCTTATCGTGAGAGAGTGTAGGAATGTGCGTTgatatgtttataattttttatttttattactttactTTTTTTGCTGTATTTTTCTGCTATTAGATCCAATATATGTCTTACCTTTTCGTGAGACAGTGTAAGAAGTGCGTTTAtactttacaatttttttttactttattttttcgcTGTACTTTCTGCTGTTAGATCAAATATATGTCTTACCTTACGCGTGAGAGGCAGGAATGTGCGTTtataaaatgttataacttTGTCGCCTATTTTATCCTGAATAAATGTATACGTCTGCATGATTTACAAACCGCAGGATGTTTGTACCACAATGGAATTATATTTACATGTTCAATCAATGCATTGATTTCTAAATAGATTTTGGACTAAAGCTTTTGGAGAAAATTGAGGAACTTCACTATTAATGCATTGGTTTGTTGTTATATGTGCTAAAGTCATTCCCATGTATTGCTGGAATATAATtctttgaacatttttgttttgttgtggaTAAAATTAATCAGGAGCTAATCAGTGGCTTGCTCGATTTTCAATGGATGGGATCCATGCAATTGGTGCACGTCACCAAAACTCAGTTGATTTTCCTGACAGTGATAGTGCCAAACAGCTGCGTATATTGTCATCATCTCCTGATTTAGGACCTACAACTGATATAGGCAAGCAGATTTTCTGTAACCGGTCACTGAATATGAAAAACATTGTTGCTGTGGGATTTGACATGGATTATACTTTGGCACAATACATTCCTGAAACTTTTGAATCTCTTGCTTATCAACACACAGTTGAAAAGCTGGTTTATGATTTGGATTACCCTAGAGAGGTTTGTACAATTAACCTTGTAGTAATTATCACCATATTtaagtattttctgttttttttttttccagtgtCAATAATGATATAATGAaggtattgtattttttttcggGGGTTTATTGACTTGTTTTTGGTTCACTTTGTATCCATCAACTTCTTGCAATGTAATATCCTTTAATCATGAAGGATTTTATTTGGTACCACTTTGTTTGTAGGTATAGTCAATCTTGCGTCATTTAGTTGCTATTTTGGCTAAAGGAATGTTTTTTTTCTGCAGTTACTGAGTTGGTCATTTGACTCGAATTACATGGTTAGGGGCTTGGTTCTTGACAAAAAGAGAGGCAACATCTTGAAGGTTAACAAtgaacaaatgttttttttatacatcCACTCTTACCAGGGGAAAACTGTATAAGGGGATTGTATgggaaacaattatttttttcctttttccaaaATTTCTGTTTGATTGTTGTATTGTTACCTCATATTTTTAGATGGATCGCCACAAATATGTGAAAGTGGCCTATCATGGATTTAAAGAGTTGTCAAAAGAAGATAAAGTTGGAACATATGAAAATACTTTAGTACATGATTCTTTCGATGGGCCAGACTATGCTCTCATTGATACACTTTTTTCACTTGCGGAAGCCTACTTATTTGCTCAGCTTGTTGATTTTAAGGACGGAAATCCTGGAAAGATTCAAGAGCATGTAGAGTAAGTCCTATTATTGTTTGCACAAGTCATTTTTTCCTACAGGAAGTCTATACACCTGCATTTTTCAAGTTCAATTGCATACTAAGATTAAGGCAATtgttgattttatttcattgaAATTGGAGGCAATCTTTTGGTTAGCTTCTTGAGAAGCATTTTATTTAGGTTATCatttatgattatttattaGCTTCCATGTAGAGGTGTGCTTTTTATGGGTAGGGGCATATCTAGAACAGTATCATTAATCAATGTTGATTTCAACATCCGTACAACTTACAAGGCATTGAAAGGTTATGCTCATTTACTGCTAAACTTGTTTATGCAAAATTAGAGGACAATAAATAGTTAGTGACAGTTTTTCTGCATTAATATTAAGCAGGCAAAGTAAATGTATATTGAGCAGtgactgtaatttttcttaaaatgtcAGAAAATCATAGATTGTGATATAGAAATGAGTGCTTATTCTACTATACTTTTTATGGGTTGTCCTTTTAGTTATGCTCGTCTGTACAAAGATGTTCGAAATGCAGTAGATTTGTGCCACCGAGATGGAACATTAAAGCAAAAGGTTGCTATAGATCCCAAAAGGTATGACTGTAAAATCACCAGCACTTCACAATGaaaaaatgcataatttttttttttttttttgcgttatCTGAGATCTTTCTCATTAAAATATCagattctttattaaatttgtatGCTTTACTATAATAAATTATCTTTGGATTCTTGCTGATATTATACTGACGtggtcatttttcttttaaaaccgAAAATATTAGGTATATCAATGAAGACACCTCCATAGTTCCCATGCTTAAAATGCTTAGAGATTCTGGACGAGCTACATTTTTGGTGACAAACAGGTACCGGTGAATTATCTATATAAACCAAAGTACAGGCTTAAAATTTATCAGCAAGTTGTCAAACCATCTTGTTATCAAAATGTATAAACTAGTTTGCAGAGcaatgcaaaattatttttgtttggcaGATCCATTTTGTCAGTTTTCTTCAAATAAGAATTCcttgtatttgttatttaataatttaatgctCAAATTATGGAACATGGTGGATTATCTTATATCTCTAAAGTTTTAAGTGTTAGTGTGTAAcgctaaaaattatttttgtgctTTCATCAATCAAATTAAGGCTTTCAAATAATTGGTTGTTGAGATGGCATTAAAGCTTGTATGACATTGTGGTCTAGAGTTTAATCATTTTTGCTGTTCTTTCAAATAAAAGTTGAATTTCAACTCAAGGTAGGGAGTGCCTGGCAGTATCCTCACTTCAAAGTCCGAAGTGCTACTTGCATGAGGTGTGTTAGAGAGAAATGTTAGTGCCTCCACCTAACAGTTAAATCTTTTTGCAAGAGTTGAttcattacaaaaaaatatgggTTGAGATGTTTCTTTACAATTTAATACGATCTTACAGAAAATATAAACACACTTGTGCTATGGTTTCTTTCTCTACaatttactaatattttaaacacGTCTCTAATTTTGCAGTTTATGGGACTATTCAAATGTCGTCATGAATTTCCTCTGTGGATCCAGTGAGGCAAATGAGAGTACCCAGTTTGACTGGCTTAAATACTTTGATGTCGTCATCACTGGCAGGTCTTGTTCTTCTCTTGGCATCTGCAACTAGTTAACTAGTTTTTGTTCATCATTCCGCTTAAAGTAAATTTTCCCATAATTAGGGGGCCATTGGAATTCCATAATGCTCGAATTCTATCACAAGTAATCAGGAGACCTTGCAATCATTTAGTCAGGTCCTTATGTCATTCAGTGAATGCATGACATTGTCAATTTCTTTTATCCCAACCACAAAATATGTTTGTATTGCAATTTTTATGATGATATGTTGTTTATCAGTCCATTATGCATTTACTAATTTTGTAAAAGAACATCAAAATATACCTGTTTTGCAATCTGTACTGGGTTCTTGAGCTGGTTGAGTTTCCAACAATTCAGTAATGTACACTATGTAACTTATAGATTTCCTTGCTAAATCTGATCTTGTCAATCATCCATACAGTGCAAAGCCAAGCTTTTTTCTCGAGGGAAATCATGCCAACCTGTTTGAGGTCGTCCCTGAGAGTGGAATGCTACTTAATACAGATAATGGCTCTCCAATGGCTCAGGTTGGCATAGCACATCAAATCATTGTATTGATTCCTTTAGTGATCTTGTTTCAAAatatttccctttttttctttttaaaggtGGGTAATACCTCTGCAAGAGTACTAAAGGAAGAGAAGGGTCATGCTCGAAAAGTTTTCCAGGTACATTAATCATTGTCTTATCTAAAATGTAATTCATTTTGGTTAGGTTTATGTGACTGAAAAATGTTGATGTTAATGTTATTTGATACTAGTGTCTGGGTCCTATAAAAGGTTTATAGCTCAACATTTTATTACTTTAGTGATTATACCCTTCCATTTTAGGGAGGCAGCGTTGGTCACCTACATAATCTACTCTCAATAGAATCAAGTTCACAggtattaattttcttttatgaaatATGTATATTGTTAGCATAAATAAATGGCAGTAAATTTTA
Protein-coding sequences here:
- the LOC100814787 gene encoding 5'-nucleotidase domain-containing protein 4, with amino-acid sequence MQNLNRFVSFSLPNTRIFSFPARLHSASAGANQWLARFSMDGIHAIGARHQNSVDFPDSDSAKQLRILSSSPDLGPTTDIGKQIFCNRSLNMKNIVAVGFDMDYTLAQYIPETFESLAYQHTVEKLVYDLDYPRELLSWSFDSNYMVRGLVLDKKRGNILKMDRHKYVKVAYHGFKELSKEDKVGTYENTLVHDSFDGPDYALIDTLFSLAEAYLFAQLVDFKDGNPGKIQEHVDYARLYKDVRNAVDLCHRDGTLKQKVAIDPKRYINEDTSIVPMLKMLRDSGRATFLVTNSLWDYSNVVMNFLCGSSEANESTQFDWLKYFDVVITGSAKPSFFLEGNHANLFEVVPESGMLLNTDNGSPMAQVGNTSARVLKEEKGHARKVFQGGSVGHLHNLLSIESSSQVLYVGDHIYGDILRSKKVLGWRTMLVIPELEKEVKLLWELRDARKELQHLRSERDRIEDEMHYLNESLRLKNPDEDTKQKFNSKLDKLKLERERVRLSHQEAQRKLHQKFHEPWGQLMKTGYQNSRFAHQVERFACLYTSQVSNLALFSSDKYYRPSEDFMQHEFSIFES